The Microterricola viridarii nucleotide sequence GCATCGCCGGGGCACTGCCGACGGCCCCGGCGCTCCAGCTGCTGCTGGCCGCCCTCACCCGGGATGCGGGCTCGGCCCTGGCCGGGCTCCTCGGCCTGCTGCTCTGGGCGCTGCTCGGGGCGGCGCTCGTCTACGCCGGCGTGGCCGTGCGGCGGCGCACTGCCGGCGACGGCGACAGCATCAGCAGCGGGGCCGCGGCGGATTCGGCGCCCGGCGAGGGCGAGGGCGCAGAGCGCTCCGCATAGGCTGGGCCCGTGCTCAGCGACTTCTTCTCCGGCGTCGGCCTGTTGCTGCGCGGATTCGGGTTCTGGCGCCGCCGCCCGGGCGTCATGCTGCTCGGGCTGGTGCCGGCCGCGATCGTGTTCGCGCTGATGCTCGCCGCGCTCATCGCCCTCGGCGCCAACCTGCCGTCACTCGTGGTGTGGCTGACTCCCTTCGACGACGCCTGGCCGGAGCCCTGGCCGACGATCATCGCCTCCGCGCTCGGGGCCGTGCTGCTCGGTGGCGCGATCGTCCTGGCCGCCGTCACCTTCACGGCGCTCACCCTCGCCGTCGGCGACCCGTTCTACGAGCGCATCTGGCGCGCGGCCGAGCAAGAACTGGGCGAGGTGCCCGAGGCCGGCGCCGGATTCTGGCGGGCCGTGCGCAGCTCGCTCGCCCTCCTCGGCATGGGCGTTCTCACCGCCCTGCTCGTGGTGCTCGCCGGCTTCGTCCCGCTGCTCGGTGCTGCGCTCGCGCCGACGCTCGGCATCGTGCTCTCCGGCCGGCTGCTCGCCGTCGAGTTGAGCTCGCGGGCCTTCGAGGCGCGCGGCATCCCGGGTGCCGGGCAACGCGCGCTCCGCCGCGGCATCCGCTGGGAGCTGCTCGGCTTCGGCGTGGCCACCCAGCTGCTGTTCATGGTTCCGCTGGGGGCCGTCTTCACGATGCCGGCGGCCGTTGCCGGCTCCACCTTCTTGGCCGGCAGGGCGCTGGACGCCGCCCGCCCGGCCGGGCGCAACACTCCCTAGCTGGGGCCCATCGGGATGGTGACGTCGGTGCCGTCGGAGAGCACAGGTGAGATCATGCCGAACACGTTGTGGTCGGGGTCGAGCAGGTAGCCAACACGGCCGATTCCCGGCATGTCGTCGAGCGGCAGCGCCTCGATCGCGCCGAGTGCGATCCCCTTCGCGAACAGGGCGTCGATGTCGTCAACACCGACGACGAAGTCGCAGCCGTTCACGGGCGCGCCGACTTCGGGCCCCGCGCCCATCCGCTTGGTCATGCCGCCGTTGATGCCCAGGCCCGGCGACCTGTCCATCCCGATCGACCCCTCGCCGGTCGAGATCGACCAGTACTCCATCTCGCCGAACCTGGTGAATGTCCAGCCGAACAGGCTCGAGTAGAAGTCGATGAGCCGCTGGGGCTCCGATGCGTGGATCTCAAA carries:
- a CDS encoding EI24 domain-containing protein translates to MLSDFFSGVGLLLRGFGFWRRRPGVMLLGLVPAAIVFALMLAALIALGANLPSLVVWLTPFDDAWPEPWPTIIASALGAVLLGGAIVLAAVTFTALTLAVGDPFYERIWRAAEQELGEVPEAGAGFWRAVRSSLALLGMGVLTALLVVLAGFVPLLGAALAPTLGIVLSGRLLAVELSSRAFEARGIPGAGQRALRRGIRWELLGFGVATQLLFMVPLGAVFTMPAAVAGSTFLAGRALDAARPAGRNTP
- a CDS encoding VOC family protein, whose translation is MANLVVHFEIHASEPQRLIDFYSSLFGWTFTRFGEMEYWSISTGEGSIGMDRSPGLGINGGMTKRMGAGPEVGAPVNGCDFVVGVDDIDALFAKGIALGAIEALPLDDMPGIGRVGYLLDPDHNVFGMISPVLSDGTDVTIPMGPS